One Xenopus tropicalis strain Nigerian chromosome 8, UCB_Xtro_10.0, whole genome shotgun sequence genomic window carries:
- the LOC116406483 gene encoding butyrophilin subfamily 3 member A2-like, giving the protein MEIRWFKPMYRPYVHLYINGKDDYTAQMPQFANRTELLKENITRGIFPLKIHKVTAEDSGEYYCYVESSDHHGMAAVQLQVTVRFKVSSTPSVSVALGSDVLLPCHLIPEMSAEKMEIRWIKPMYRPYVHLYINGKDDYTAQMPQFANRTELLKENITRGIFPLKIHKVTAQDSGEYYCHVESSDHHDKTIVQLNVTGK; this is encoded by the exons ATGGAAATCCGTTGGTTTAAGCCTATGTACCGGCCCTATGTTCATCTTTATATTAATGGGAAAGACGATTACACAGCCCAGATGCCACAGTTTGCTAACAGAACAGAACTGCTAAAAGAGAACATCACTAGgggaattttccctttaaagatccATAAAGTCACAGCTGAGGATTCTGGGGAATATTATTGTTATGTTGAGTCCAGTGACCATCACGGTATGGCAGCAGTACAGCTACAGGTTACTG TTAGATTTAAAGTCTCATCAACACCATCAGTATCTGTGGCGCTTGGATCAGATGTGCTGTTACCTTGTCACCTTATTCCTGAGATGAGCGCAGAGAAGATGGAAATCCGTTGGATTAAGCCTATGTACCGGCCCTATGTCCATCTTTATATTAATGGGAAAGATGATTACACAGCCCAGATGCCACAGTTTGCTAACAGAACAGAACTGCTAAAAGAGAACATCACTAGgggaattttccctttaaagatccATAAAGTCACAGCTCAGGATTCTGGGGAATATTATTGTCATGTTGAGTCCAGTGACCATCATGACAAAACAATAGTACAGTTGAATGTTACTGGTAAGTGA